The region GAACAAGGTCATACTTGTTATACCATCATCCAATTCACACAATCAGATTCAATCCACACAATCAGATTTCTCAAAAAGAGAACTAATCTCGTTCTTTCACAAGCAATTATCTTGATGTAACCGGCCCAGCCCAGATGAAGGCAATGACTTTCATTTTGCATCAGGCCCGGGATGCGGCAGAGATCCGTGACTAAGTTAAACTGTCAATCTGTGTTTCTATTGGAAAATTTGAGCTAGATTAAAGAGAGCTCCAGCACTGGATTGTGGCCAGAACAATTAAGCAGCACTAGTATGGACACAACAGATGATACTTAGGAGGACTGCAGTTCCCCAGTATCTATTTATAATCCATGACCTTTTTTAAAGTATTGTGACATTTTTGAAGTGAAGTCTTTGagacagttttatatatataatatttctaaattctgtttttcattttatatatatatatatatatatatatatatatatatatataattagaaaatGTATAGatcttttttattcatcaaaatgtaatattgataaacaacaacttttttataaaatatgttgAGAACATGAAGAAATGCACAGCTGCTGCTTTGCTCAAATGTCAAACACATTGCAGCATACCAACACAACCATCAAATAATCAGTGTTCTGTAAATACAGAGATATGTTACTGTCTTACTATCTGTATTGTGTGGGACCTTGTCGAAGGAAAACGGCTGTTTTCCCCTTGAATTCAGCAGCAGACAATAAAGTGAGTGACAAACAAGACAAGCAGCCATATGCGATCAATGCCTGCAGAAatgttaaaaaagagagagagagagtgagagaaaaagcACTCTCTAAACAGGACTGCACACATGTGCATCAATAAAAGCATATCATGTGATGTGCTGTAACTGAAAATACTCACATGTTGTCTATTGATGTCTATCTGATGTCTATTTATAATCATCTCAGGCATGCAGGAGCAGTAAGTAGTGCAAAGGTAGCACAACTTTTTCCTTTATCATATTTTAGACCATTTAAGTTGAAAGAGACAACTATATTTACTTTTCATAGAATGACAAATTGGTATCCCTCTGTATGAAAATGGCACATTCATCTAAGCGCATATAGTCTTTTAGCACGCTTTAACAACTGAAAGATTTATTTTGGCACTAATGAATCATATAACTGATAGTTATGACTCCCAATGAATTACACAAGTACAccgatatataaaatataacttgtGCTTTTTGATATTagaaatgtaatagattataaAATATGGAAAAATTATGTTTATCACATGAAAGATAGCACTTGCTGCCTTTTGAGGGTCTGTGCTGCATTAGACTGTATTGCCATCTGCTGGTGAACAGGCTCTGATTACTACCTCAATTATCTGTAAAATGTTGCTGTTGTGTACATTTGCCATTTCTGTTGATATATAACTAGTATACCATGAATTTGGGGTTTGAATTGATTGATAATGTATCAGGATTATTACATTTGCAGCAGCCTACAGTCAGTGTCAGAAGGCCACAGGGAAATAATGTATTTGGTCTATTTGAGTTGTTCAGTTGTTCAATTACTTAGATGCATTAGTATTTTTAATTAGCAGTGGCCAATTAGAGAAATGGAAACCAACAAGCTTTCTCTTTTCCATTTCATTAATGAAAGTGATGTGCATACAGCTTTGACAAATCATTGTGCATTCATCAGAGAGATACGGTTTTGTTCCTTAAGAAATTAGTCAAATGTCCTTTAgaggaattttttttcttaatggagAGTAATGAAATATATTTCCCTGTAATTTTTTAATTGCTTTGACATCTCAGCTAGAGTGCAAGCAGTGCTTAAATGGCATTGTACAGGCTACTTTTTAGACAGTTTTTCTATTCTTGGAAGACAgacttactaatatatatatattttatatttatatataagtttatatttatatatataagtttctatatatatatatatatatatatatatatatatatatatatatatacattactatttttaatgtttttgaaagaagtttcttctgctcatcaagcctgcatttatttgatcaaaaatacagaaaaaacagtaatattgtgaaatattattacaacttaaaataatagttttctatttgaatatactttaaaagaaataatttattcctgtgatacaaagctgaattttcagcatcattactccagccttcagtgtcacatgtaacatccagtctatcacatgatcatttagaaatcattctaatattctggtttattatgagtgttggaaacagttctgctgtctaatatattagatgaataaaaggttaaaaagaactgcatttattcaaaataaaaattctaatatatattctaataatatattttctttactatcactttttatcaatttaacacatccttgctgaataaaattattgattttattttaaaaaaatgaaagaaaaaaaaattactgaccccaaattactgaccagtagtgtatattgttattacaaaatatttatattttaaaaacatagcatttttttttttactttttattcatcaaagtatcctaaaaaagtatcacgtgttctgaaaaaatattaagcagcaaaactgtttccaactttgataatgaatcatcatattagaatgatttctaaaggatcatgtgataatgatcctaaaaattcataCCTCAATTCATACCTAAATACCTAAAAAGTAAGTAGTGCAAAGGTAGCACAACTTTTTCCTTTATCATATTTTAGACCATTTAAGTTGAAAGAGACAACTATATTTACTTTTCATAGAATGACAAATTGGTATCCCTCTGTATGAAAATGTCACATTCATCTAAGCGCATATAGTCTTTTAGCACGCTTTAACAACTGAAAGATTTATTTTGGCACTAATGAATCAtataagctttgcatcacagaaataaatgataatttaaagtataaaaaattttaaaacaattattttaaattgtaataatatatcacaatattaaaaaaattttctgtatttttgatcaaataaatgcaggcttgatgagcagaagaaacttctttcaaaaacattaaaaatagtaatatttccaaacttttggtctgtactgtatatatatatatatatatatatatatatatgatcagacCTGATCAGTTTTTGCTTTAATCGTTCTCCTCTGAAGTCCATACTGCCAAATCGTCATACTTCTACACCAAGATCAACAGTGTTCCAGACAAATTTAATctcttaaaaacattaaattctcTCCTCTGTCCTCCTTCACCACCTCTCACCACTTCTATAACAGCTGATGATTTCGCCACATTCTTCACAGACAAAACCAGAACAGTCAGTAGTCAATCCACCCCCCACAGGACTTTAAACCAACCACACCCACTGCTACAACTCTCATCCTCTCCTTTTGTCCCCTCACTGAGGCAGAAGTATCAAAACTTCTCCTCTCCAGCCATCCTACAACATGCCCTCTAGACCCAATCCCCTCACACCTTCTCCAAGCAATCTCTCCTAAACTTTTACCAGCATTCACACACATTATCAACACATCTCTGGACGCTAACCATTTAGGTTTCAGAAGTAGCCATTCAATGAGACTGCGCTACTGTCAGTCACAAAAGCCCTGCAGATTGCAAAAGCTAATTACAAACATCAGTTCTTattctgctggatctatctgctgcttttgacactgtcaatcatcagATCCTCCTGCCTGCCCTCTCATCACGgggcatcacagggattccaCTTCACTTGTTTGAATTGTATCTCAATGGCAGTTCTTTCAGGGTGGCTTGGGAAGGGAaggtatccaaagcacatcaactggtcactggggttcctcagggatcagttcttggagcCCTCCTCTTCTCCATTTACACGACATCACTGGGTCCAGAAGTCTGTGATCCGCTAGTGAGTGCCGCctcatggtaccatcacagagagacTCAAAATCACTTTCTAGAACATTCTTATTCACCATTTCTGGCCTGGCGGAATGATCTTCCCAATTGACTAAATTTAAATGTTATGTGATTGTTTAAAATTTATGTAGAAATTATTAGTACTGTCTTCTGTGAcaagaattttaatatttttccaaaTGCTTATACAAGAAACCTGTTTCAGTTTTtcaacttcaaaatgtcatgttttcttTCAATgcattacttgccatttctttataattatttctgaaatttactagcatttttaaatgaacatttttgtattttttttgtgtatatttgtgtAAACGCTAACTTATTTCTGTATTTGAGTTAAATACTCAAAATACTTCACAAATGTTCTTCTCATCATGGAAATGTGTGAAATAATAATAGATGTTTCATAAAGAGTTTTAATAAGTATGATTTAATTAcatctgaagaaaaataaatatacattaaataaataatataataaactctTGAATTGACAgctgttttatttacattgtcCATCCCATAATGAAGAAGGGATTGATTTCTGAAGCACATACAGTAAATACGGGTTTAGCTAAAACAGAGCATACAATTACTATATTGCTACTTTAATACTGCAACATTGAAAACAGACACATattcacaaaatgtaaaaacGTCTTTCCGTCGGTTTGTCTTGGGCATCAGTAATACACACTTCTCTTCAGAATGTAAGGCCGTCTTGATTTATTGGTGCGCAGTTGCCTTTTAAGTATATACGGAGATTTCCTCTTCAGTGGACTGTCACTGTTTTGGTCCAGCTCCAGATATTCTTGGTCGTCTTGAAGCTGAAATGAAAGACAAAATGTTTGAGCTGTTCCCACCAATGCCACTCAGATTATTACAGGGCTGACTGTAATGGACACAGCAACTGGGTGGACAATGCTGTCAGTCAACTGCCATTTCGTGACTGATGCTTACTACATCGCCCGGCTCTTTCTAATCATTGCTCCTCAGAGCTGCACTGAAGTGTGCTTGAATAAGATGTATAACTGATGGAGTCTACTTCTCAAAATGATAGGGCCACACTTTAAAGGCAAGGGcaatttttgtgaattttaatgATCTGTGAGGTAACCCATGAACTGGAGATTTACCAAAATCCCCAGTTAATTTTGAAGAAAGGAAATTCACCcatttgtttcatatttatttatttaaaaaaaaaattatatacatatacatagagagagagatatatatagtGAGATATTGCTTTAGTTaactatatatatagatatttatctctctctctctctctctctctctctctctctatatatatatatatatatatatatatatatatatatatatatatatatatatatatatatatgtatttatgcatgtatatataatattgtcccatatactaaaataacactgcctgAAATTTGTGCTATAGTGCTATTGAATAAAAATCAGCAGTTAAATGACAAGAATTAGAATGTCCATAAACCATTTGGCCTCTCTATGTAAGCAATCTTTTTTGGCTTGTGTTGTGATGAATTTGGCAGCATTACTTTTGAATATGCTATTTCTTCCAAATGTTAAATTTTTTGCTGCTTTTTTTACATAAATCTGCATTAATTATGTATGAACCAccctatatatttaaatataaaaaatcagtCCTAATAAACTGTTAGGTGACTGAAACTGACTGTTAAGCAATTATTGACTTGGGTGTTAGAGCATGTCAATTGTTTATTGTCTCAATACCTATGTTTGTCAACTCTCACCTCTCTAGGCTGCAGGACCCTGCAGAGGTTCTGAAGGTCATGCATTTCCTCAAGCATTTGGGCGAGGGAACCTGAAACCCTCTGGTCATAGTCAGCCTGAACTTCTGCGTCCTCCTGCTGCTCCTCGCTGCCCCAGGCCTCCTGCCAAGACTCCCCAAGACGGTTCATTATCCTGCACCCATCCTGGAGCGGCATCTGCCACAGGGGGGCGATGTGCTTGCTCTGCTTTACCTGCAGGTAGGGTGAGAGTgcaaaaatgtttactttcaatgactcactctcactctcagctTTATTTCATCTGATAAAAAAGTCACGCTGTCTCCAGTCATTACTCTATCTTCAGTCCACTTACAGGGTGCCAATACTGGATAAGCACATTCTGAGTTTTCTCTAGTGTTTTATTGGCCTTCACAGGATGAGTCTAACAAGATCAAGGCCTGGTGTGATATCTGGAAATCTGTTTTCAACCTGCTGGCTGTAGGTTTGTCTATGACTTATATTACACTATTCTTAAATAACACAATCACCTTTGAGTCCATATGTTTGATATTAAAAATAAGTGTAAATGAGTAATTCAAACATATCaaaatgaaaggttttttttctcttattaaatAACAGAGGAAAATGTCACCTGCATAAGACCTGCAGCTGTCTGACATTAAAGTAACTATTTCGCTACATTTAATTGGCCAGCTCTCATTTTAAAAGCATTAACCTTAAAGAAATCATATTTAATGTCGGtatttaaagtcataatttttaattaactcCGTAGTAGAGAGGATGTCTGTACAGAAAGTCACAAAAGCCAGAAATTGTGGtccgggttaaaaaaaaaatcaaaagaaaattaCAAACACTGTGATGCTACACAATTCTCTATTGATAATGGATAACAGCCAGATGTACTGACGATAGATGGATAATGGATGTTAATGCAGTGCAGAATATTGCTCAATGAATGAAGGCAGCTGAGCGTCATTTCAGGCAATGACACATCATTTGGTCCACCAATAGAGCGTAAAAGCTTTAACCATTTTGCTTTTTGAGTACACTGCTTCTGATTTGCTGCCTGATTGGAAGCATATCTTTTTTAATCAGCAGTttacaaaaatatgtaattttgtattacatttaacATCAGTTAGCATCTACATTTCTGGACAGCCGTACAACAGGTGGACTACTGAAGGCAACAGAATTGTTGAATGATTGGAGCACAAACCTAATTTTACTATAAATCCCTGTGCTATTCTGGTTTCACTGTCAAAGTGCCTCTCCGAAAGCCTTAGCATACAGaattaatgtttttgattgtAAAGTTAGCTGGCAAAGAATATTCCTTATTTTAATA is a window of Carassius carassius chromosome 23, fCarCar2.1, whole genome shotgun sequence DNA encoding:
- the nts gene encoding neurotensin/neuromedin N, which produces MCRNCGTTKKMQMQLTSVILLFLLCNGLCSDIDQGKRAIEEEVLRSLLTSKVKQSKHIAPLWQMPLQDGCRIMNRLGESWQEAWGSEEQQEDAEVQADYDQRVSGSLAQMLEEMHDLQNLCRVLQPRELQDDQEYLELDQNSDSPLKRKSPYILKRQLRTNKSRRPYILKRSVYY